The window GGAGGACCACCAGCAGGCAGCAATTCCTCGGCTGCCTTCATCGCGCTCATAAGTAGGTATGACTGCCCGCTGGGGGTTAAGATCCTTCATGCTCAGCAGGCTGGCTATCAAGCGGCTATTGTCCACAACGTGAACTCAGAGACACTGGTGACAATGGTGACTAATGTTGAAGAAATCAGGCAGAAGATTGGAATTCCTTCTGTCTTTACCGGGGAATCAGCCTCCAAGAAGCTAAGAAGGGTTATGGGCTCTGAAAAAGGCATTCATGTCACTCTAGTGGTACCTGAACATTATCATAATCCCTGCTGGAACAATGCAAAGTTCTCCATCGGGGACACTGCTAGGCACTACTGGGATCTCCAGTTTGGATATTGCTCCAAACGCATGATTTCTCTTTTCATCCAGGAGTTTGGCATGGCAATCGGCATGATCGGGTGCACCCTGCTGGTTGTGGGCTGCATGAGATGGTGCAGGAAGAGCCAGAAGATAACGGCGAGCACGTTCAAAACGGGAGACAAGTATGTTACATGTGTGATCTGCATGGCCGAGTACGAAGAAGGAGACCAGCTGAAGATCCTCCCTTGTTCCCATGTCTATCATGGCACGTGCATAGACTCGTGGCTTCTCATCCAGCCCCAATGTAAGACCTGTCCAATTTGCAAACAGCAAGTGACTGTTGCCAGATAGACCTTTGACATGGACAGGCATCGAAATGTCCCTCTGCAAGTGTAAAACATTTTAGATGAGGGAAAATAAAATGAGTTTGAGATCACAGCTGCTGGAAGTctctggtgtacacacacacacgtacacacacacacacagatcactAACATTTCCTGTAGCTTTCTCCAGGAGGAAAATATAGACAGTGAAACCTGTTTTACGCAGAGCCCATGGGACCAGTAACAATCAGTTGCCTAGTACAGGTGAGTCTTTAATTAACTACAGGGCTAACAAAACCATACTGGACCACTGGGGATACTTTAAAGGAGACAGTTCAGCGAGGAGTTGACCACTGAAGGTGCAGCTCTGTAGGGATCGAGTGCCAGAGACTCTGAGCATCCACAGCGCcagctggcttcagtgggagacGGAGAACCTCTGGATATCAGACTCATGTAGCCAGGTATTCAAAGGGCTCAAAGCCAGAATGTCAAGTGCTCCGTTCCCACAGCTGAGCCAAAGCCACTGTCAGCCCTATGCTTTCAAAATTCATGTGTCAGAACACTCCCCAAAATCCTGAGATTGGCTTACAGATCATAAGATATTTCTGAATAATAAACTTTTGGGATCTTCTTATTCGCCTTCCAGTTTCTGACACTGGAGTCACATTTTAAATCTTCCTCTGCCCCCACGAGGGCTAGacatttaaatgaaagctgagattctctttcAATCCCTTGACTCCAGCAGTTGGAGCTTTGAGGTAAAcaacaaatattgtgagactggcaataaaatcatgagaattggcaacactgcctgATCTTTTGgtggccagcagctcccattgtgacccTTGAGACCAGaatttcagaagagctcagtcaACACCCAGCACGAATCCAGTGTTCTGCGCACTTGGAAAATCTGACCACTCGTTTTGGTGCCTTAAATAGAACCTACGTGCTTTTGCCAATCTGGCCAATAGCGTATCGTTGGTTTCGTTCTgcatggatggacagatggatgtAATTTCAAGTTCTGCTGGTTTTATTTTGAATGATGATTTTACTTATTTAGATTATTTATTTCCATTATCTAATGACAAAAAGCTCTGGCCTTGTAGCTTTAGGTGCTTTGACAtccactagatgatcacactcgTAGAAAGGAAAAGGtggggctttttgtttttaaagcagaaagCAAGTTCAGTCAACCGACCTGGGTTGATATCTCCCCTCCCACATGGGAGAGGATGATCCTAAGAGATCATTCCTACTGTGCAATGTTCTCCAGGCATCATGTTCTTACCCAAGGTGAAGGATTTCAGTTTGCAGTGGGAGGACTGCCAAGAGAAGGGGCATTTATCCCTCGGAAGGATGTGAACAACTCCCCTTGAGTGCAGCAGGAGATACTGATAACTTACCAGAAATTGGACTGGGACAGAACTGGGTCCAAGAAAGATGGAAGAGTGGCAGACAGGAGAGAActagggaagagaggaggagagaagggtGCAAGGCATGTTGGCAGTGATGTCACAGGGACCTAGTCCTGGTGAAGTGCAGCAGTCATTGGGTGATGTCACAAAgccctggggaggtggggaggaaaggCTGCCTAGCAGCTGGAgacaaggagggagagagagagagggtgcagCCCGGGGCACCAGCAGACCAGCATGGTAAACTGAAGGAAGCCTTTTGCAGAAGCTTCCAGGGAAGAGGCGGAGTATAGTTaccatcctgctgctgctgctgttgtcttCTGCAAAGACTCCAGGAATGTTACGCTGATACCACTCGGACAGGGTGATAAGTGTGTGTTTGCCTCCCAAGATCCTTCACAGTTACGCCTTTCCTCTTTGCCCACTTGCACAGAGAGAGACCCATCAGCATTCAGCATGAGGcccccgctccctctccctctccgtGCGGTCGCCGTGCTCCTGCTCGTGGACGTTGCTGTCGCGGAGGCCTTTGGACACGTGGTTTACGATCACGGCTCCACATGCGTAGGTTACAACGCACTGCCTGCATGCTTTGGACCACCCCTCCCAAGTGAAGGGCTGATGGGGTACTTGATCGAGGCCATGCCTGCAAATGCCTGTGATCCTATAGAAGGCCCGCCGGCATCCTCCAACTCCTCTGAGACTTTCATCGCACTTATCCGTCGGTCTGACTGCCCCTTTGGGGTCAAGGTCCTTCACGCACAGCAAGCCGGGTACCAAGCTGCCGTCGTGCACAACATGAATGCAGAGCATCTGGTGAACATGGTAACTGACGACAAAGAAATTAGGCAGCAGATTGCGATCCAGTCTGTCTTCACAGGGGAATCGGCCTACATGCATCTGAGAAGGGCTTCACGTTATGAAAAAGGGGCTTATGTCACCCTGGTGGCACCCAAACAGCCTCATAACCCTTGCCAGGATGCTGCTATGCCTTCCATGTGGGCTACCGCTAAGCAGCACTGGCCACGCAGGCTTAAATATGCCGCATACCACGTCATTCCTTACATCCTCCAGGAGTTTGGGTTCATGATCAACGTGATCATTTGCACCATCCCGCTTGTGGTCTGCGCACGATGGTGCACGAAGGGCCGGAAGATAACCCTGTGCACCTTCAAAAGAGGAGACCGGTACGAGACGTGCGTGATCTGCATGGCCGAGTACGAAGAAGGAGACCAGCTGAAGATCCTCCCTTGTTCTCACGCCTATCACTGCACGTGTATCGACACCTGGCTTCACACCCAGCCCAGGAATAAAACCTGCCCCTTTTGCAAACAGCAGGTGACTGCTGAAGCTCAGGATGTCAGTCTGCACGGAGGGAGGAACCCACAGGAGCAAGTAGGGGGACAGGAGGACCACGCGGAGGATGGGGAAGACGAAGATGGTCATGACGATGAGTATAttgagggagaggaagaagaCGACCAAAGTGTGGACACTGAGGAAGGGTATGATGAGCTGGAGAATGACCCTCGCTGAGGAATAGAATCAAACCAAACCAATATCAGTCCAAGCCACCCGACCCCCAGCTTTTGCCCATCACTAGCTCCAGCCTTGGGAAGTGTTTCGCTCAGTTCAGTTTTGGCTCCTTTCTCTCACTCCCCACAATAAAAGGCATAAAATGTCTGCTGCAAATGTAACTCTCCTTAGGCTGGTGGAAATTAAATGCATTTGATATCATTGAGTTCCTGGGAATTTCTGGTCCCCATCCACTCGCATTTCCTGTTGCTTTTGTCTAGATGGAATATAGATACACAAATACATGCAGTGAATCTTAGTTTAAGGAATTGCATTGTGGCAGTGcatagaggccccaactgagactgGAGTCCCATTTTGCAGGATGCTATGTAGACATAGCGAGTCGTTGCCTGTCAACCTAAAGAGAACAACAGGGAAACAGAACCTGACTGTTGACTGAAGTGACTGACCCAGATCAGagggagaactgggactagaatgTAGCTCTCCTAGTTTCCAGGCCAGCGCCCTGTCCCCTGAACCTCGCTGCCTCACCTGAGCTACCCTTTGGCAGCAACTCAAGAGCCCGGTAACAATTCCTTGCAGAGTACAGGTTAGACTGTAGCGACAGGTGCAGTCGAACTGTTCAGGGGTACTCTGAGGATACTTTAAAACGGTCCCTTAAGACAAGGGGTGGTGACAACTGAAGGTCCAAATCATTCCAGTAGGATTCACTCTATGCAGGTGGGCAGAGAGAAAAGATACGAACGATTTTCAAGGGCTGCCTAATCGGCTGCATTTTGAAGGCTGGCTAATCCCTCCATGCATTCAGCAGAGGCAGACATGACAGGTACATGTAAGCGCCTGCTCTCCAGGGTTTTCCGGGTCATTTTCCAAGCATTTCTAAACACTGTAAGAAGGGCAGGATTTATGTACTAACATGCCCAAATCAGATATTCATCTCCTCTCTCTCTATTGGTTACAGGAAGAGCGATTTGTTCATTTTGGAGAGCCTCTGAGTGCATCTCCAGTTCAGGTTGAAAACACTGAGCCAGAGCTGAAGACCAGCAAAGGATTCAGCCCACAGTCAATTAACACGCTATGACCAGCTACGCTAGCCGGTCGTGTAGATACACTCTCCTGATCATCATCAGCCTGATCAACAGGCACTGTTACACCAGTACCAGAGCCCAGCGCTCTTCGCTGGATGTGAATATCCCGCTACCAATTGTCAGCATTCAAGTCATTGGGCTGTCGGCAGATCTCAACCATCAGGGTCACACAGATGAAGGAAGGTCtatggccaacattttccaaagagGCTAGTGACTTTGGGTACCTCTGGTTCTGGGTGTCTATTTTAAGACAACTaaaaagggcttgattttcagaaaacgCCGTCTGAAAATTAAGCCCCTGTCCCATGTCTCAAgtttggcacccaaaatcactagggACTTTGTAAGATTTTGGCAGGGGTTCAAAGCTAGCCAGATCCTAGACCCTGTAGCACTGTATAGTGGCAAGCcaataggggagggatagctcagtggtttgagcattggcctgttaaacccagggttgtgagttcaatccttaagagggccatttagggatctagggcaaaaatctatctgggggttggtcctgctttgagcagggggttggactagatgacctcctgaggtcccttccaaccttgatattctaacATCTTGAATTGTAACCAAGGAGCTAGTGCGACCTACAAAGTGCAGGTGCAATGTGCTATGGAAAGGAAACTCCCCTAAGAAAATATCCTGCTGTTTTCTACATTGTTTGAAGCTTCAGGGTATCGCAAGGTATGACACATGGTAGTAATCAAGTAATGGTCTGAGCAACGCATGGATAAATGCAGTGAGGTGTGTAAGCCAAGTGGAAAAGTCGTAACTAGAGCTAAACgaaatttggaatttccatcccacagaaaattcccacatttgttttcatccaaaTAGGATGAAATGTTGAAATGCTGAATATTATCATGGAATGGAAGTtctgaaaggttttgtttcaacattttcgtTTGAAGGGAAACATTCTGACATTCCTGAAACGGAAATGTTTTATTTCGGGGtattgaactgacccaaaatgcTTCAAGAGAGGCAGGATCTGGACATGAAAGGAAGAGATGGGTTCTCCACTCTGCTTACCATTATCAAAGACTATCACACTATAAATCTAAAGCGTCTGCCACAGATGCCTTGACCTCCTGCACTGTAGCTGTCTGATCTGCCACCCTCCATCAAACATTAATAACTGTCTGCAGAGCCAGGTTG is drawn from Trachemys scripta elegans isolate TJP31775 chromosome 22, CAS_Tse_1.0, whole genome shotgun sequence and contains these coding sequences:
- the LOC117868767 gene encoding E3 ubiquitin-protein ligase RNF167-like encodes the protein MWSLLPTPLCLITVFLLLEAPMAEVFVYVVYKQNSTCIDFRALSACLGPPVPREGLRGYLIEAAPANACHPIGGPPAGSNSSAAFIALISRYDCPLGVKILHAQQAGYQAAIVHNVNSETLVTMVTNVEEIRQKIGIPSVFTGESASKKLRRVMGSEKGIHVTLVVPEHYHNPCWNNAKFSIGDTARHYWDLQFGYCSKRMISLFIQEFGMAIGMIGCTLLVVGCMRWCRKSQKITASTFKTGDKYVTCVICMAEYEEGDQLKILPCSHVYHGTCIDSWLLIQPQCKTCPICKQQVTVAR
- the LOC117868752 gene encoding E3 ubiquitin-protein ligase RNF167-like, with protein sequence MRPPLPLPLRAVAVLLLVDVAVAEAFGHVVYDHGSTCVGYNALPACFGPPLPSEGLMGYLIEAMPANACDPIEGPPASSNSSETFIALIRRSDCPFGVKVLHAQQAGYQAAVVHNMNAEHLVNMVTDDKEIRQQIAIQSVFTGESAYMHLRRASRYEKGAYVTLVAPKQPHNPCQDAAMPSMWATAKQHWPRRLKYAAYHVIPYILQEFGFMINVIICTIPLVVCARWCTKGRKITLCTFKRGDRYETCVICMAEYEEGDQLKILPCSHAYHCTCIDTWLHTQPRNKTCPFCKQQVTAEAQDVSLHGGRNPQEQVGGQEDHAEDGEDEDGHDDEYIEGEEEDDQSVDTEEGKSDLFILESL